The Topomyia yanbarensis strain Yona2022 chromosome 3, ASM3024719v1, whole genome shotgun sequence nucleotide sequence aaaagaaagaaatttaATGAAAGAAAAGCAGCACGCGGAGTACATCCAGTACAAAATGGCTGTGCTCGACTATAAAAAGAGGAAATTAGAGTTGATGGAACAAGCGAACATTTGAGGGAAAcgcaaatattaaataaaagaaaacGTATGATGAacttaaaatgaaataaaaaatattgaaataatttataaaaacacaaaattttgttttaaacttgTGTAAGTTTGAGTCGTAGTGGTGTGTGATTGTATTATGTGTGCGTATACaatcgtgtgtgtgtgtgatgcATGTGTGCAAATGTGGATGCGTCTGCGTGTTGTGTCAATTCTCTATCTGTGTGTTGGAAGTATGGTTTTCGGGAGCAGTATATGTACGATCGGAAAAGTCATATTTCACACTCCGACACAGATTTAAAAACCTTGTATGCTGTTGATTGATTGATTATTGGTCCTTGGTCGAAGAGTTTTTGATTAATGTTGAATTAATGAATTTACTCTACAAATTAGTTCAgacatttttctttatttaactAACCTAATATAAGTTCGGTTATTTGACGGAATACGCAATGACTTTTATATAATCGACATCATAATTGTTCTTCTAATATCATCGGCAGACATGTGACTTTCATCTTCCACTACAGGATCAACATGTTCGTCATTCTCAATGGGCTGCCAATCTTCACCATCTAGTGGCACATTAAATCGAAGCCTCAAATTATGTAATGCACAGCACACATTTACAATCTTTGCAGCCTTTTCCGGTTTGTAATGTAACTGTCGAGCACCTAAGCTACATCGAAATACATTTTTCAATACTCCGATTGCTCGTTCGATAGTCATTCTTGCTTTTGAATGTATTTCATTGAATTTAGTCTGATTTTCCGAACTTGGAGTTCTTGTAGTAGATCGAAAAGGGGTGATCAGATAGGGCTTCAACGGATATCCGGCGTCGCCTGTAATCGAAATTTTATTGTGAATTAGTAATTATATATTATACATTAGCGCGTATTTCTACCTAACAGCCAGGTATTTTGTTCGCCGTTTTGGTACATCTCATGCAACATTGTATCCAGAGGACTACTGTTCCATATGAAGGAATCATGATTAGAACCAGGATGGTTTGCATCTACGTAGCGGATTCTCAGTTTATGATCACATACCTTTTCAAATAGGAGTGAACTTTTTATGATTGTTATTTAAAACTTACAAGAACTTACCAGCATAACATTCAAACTATGAAAGCCTTTTCTGTTGTAGTAAAGATGTTGAATGTTCGAGTTAGGCGTAACAATTTTCACATGAGTGCCGTCGACACACCCTATTACTCCCGGAAATCCAGTTTTTTCGTAGAATGccattttaatttcatttctttcTGCTTCATCTGTGGGAAATTTTATTGCGGTATGACAAATTTCGGTTTCAAATATGTCAATTATAGAAGACAACGATCTTGATAGCGTGGGTTGTGCCATCCCTACGAACATATCGTTTCCCACTCCTTTTTGGTAGCTACCTTCAGCAAAGAACCGCAATGCGGCTGATAACTTGGTGATTGGTAACACCGAAGCAGATCCAACGGTGCCACCCAATTTGCTTTCAACAATATTTAGCAAGTAGCTAAACAGATCCTTAGAAATCCGGAAATACTTAATAAAACTGGAATTAATTGAAAAACGAAGGAATGGATATCGACCCTATACGAAAGATTAATAGAGACTTACGCGTCGTGAGGCAAATCTAAAGGATTACTCTTATCTCGTATTTTTCGTCGTTCTAAGCGCACCACTGAACGTTCCAAAGAATCATCATCACTATCTTCATTCTCGTCATCACTGTACCAAAACTCGAAACAACTCATAATTCTGGATTGTATTACGGCAATAAGACCAATCTCGTAGgatatcaaaatttcaaattgtcCGATTTTTTCTAATTCAAGAGAAACATTTGAATATGTCCTAACTTCAAAACGTAAACATTGAGAGAATagaaaatgaaattcatttttattcttgtttatttgacacagctccatgcgttagcataactgagccgtgggtcttttaagatttttacaacgcgtgaaaattaaaattaacgTTCAACTGTCCATCaagttgacgcagcttgctgctgcctGTTGAGATCATCTTCCTTGGAACAAACATAAAGTGCGTTGTCTGCCGCAACTCGggggtcattcggtccgtcttctctgGCATTTTAGTTCACGTCCATGCCAGTTTAGTGGTTTCAAGTAGTTATTCGAAGCAAAAGATTccgcttgactaatgtttttgaacataatcagtaccgcatgacgtagatGGTGGAATTGAATAGCATTAATTTCTGctacgttgagcttcatgttaATCTTCAACATTTACTCCACTTCATGAATCGATGGTCTTACTGGACATTTCGAGAAGTCAACAGTAACACAGCTTGTCTGCAACGGAGTATACACTGGCTTTGCATTGTCActtattgtttgttcacgtttcataCACTAGATAGAAAGAATCAATTTTATCTTTTGTAAGTAGACAAAGCGGTGCGAgggtaaatttaattatttgcgcAGCTGTAGCAGCGAAGCGAGCTCTAgttttctatatatatatatatatatatatatatatatatatatatatatatatatatatatatatatatatatatatatatatatatatatatatatatatatatatatatatatatatatatatatatatatatatatatatatatatatatatatatatatatatatatatatatatatatatatatatatatatatatatatatatatatatatatatatatatatatatatatattagggtggggcaaaatgatcgttttttcagcacagcacttttttggttccttttggagtcccaaataactgtgcaaaatttgggatcgattggtgttgacccggcgtagcgcattgcgtttgaaatttgtatggagtttagtatgggaaaacctacttttttgcatttttaattctacagactacatttcttcctgtagtatgccaacaaatagatagaagtgtagtccaggatatgctgaacaactttgccgaaggatgtatggtgttagaatgtctctagaccaagttatagctgttcaaagttcgatacatcgaattaaatgccaaaaatcatttttattgccaacactgcgggtgtaccaatgatatttcatatagcattccaaaataacatcatatattttagatataccacattggtatgtttgtatgaattattcaaaagccttagctcaatttcatgagcgtaggtagttgagcagaGCAATAGAGTGTAGTGAGGGGtgaggaagggggggggggctttaatatgtagaaattcgaactgaaatattgtcgagttggaatgttcagatgatttttctttcaaaacatttacacaatgccctacgcataatagtaacgatgaaacaaaacatactgtatccctttgccttgaggCCCTTGACTTTTagcaatagaagttacgttacagactgaatcaactgatgtcgagttgatatgtcagaggattgcattgattatatttcggtttaatatgcattatgatttgatagcatgctcatttTGATGCTGTTCGATGATGtggttatgattacgtttttctatataacaatgccccaccctaatatatatgtgtgtgtgtatatataggGGGACTCGGGGTAATTTGGACCTACtacaaatcgcccttttaggtggatatatgtgaaaaaagttaccggttAAAAGTCATCCCGACTGTTCTTCATGGATTATCTCAAGATATTTCGTCATATTCTCCAATTTCACCAATATCAGCTtccaaattttgttgattagtGTAGCAAGAACAGCGTGTGTGTTAATCCGATGTATTGCTCAGTGATCTCATTCTCACGACTGGGGTTTTACTGGTTCGATATTGTCACCATGGTTCTTGAtcatcaagaatacgtcagaccaaggagcttttattctcaggtgatacgatcctcgaaatcgccgatcagccatgttggttctagaaacgacagctaacaacattgtttactacatccccatgcatgtttgcttggattttaGTATGTAAAGTTGTTCGCCGTCATTTTTCTACTCTGCAgcttgctgcacgcttacctcactcctcacctagttactgccaatgacgaatcaccttataactcTAAGCACTTTGCGTCAGACAACCACAATTCACCCCTCGATACCAATTTGCTTTTACCAAGCCCTAACGCGAGTGGTGTCGTGAAAATTCCAAGTGTATATGATCCAAGACTACATATCTTGGATCCGTCCTCCAGACTAGTCTGCATCCCGtacataactagactcactgtACTCTATTCACCCATACGCGGAATGAAAAACCATCCTATTAAACTGAAACTATCTTAATTAATGCTCATCCTCAATCAAATAGCTTTGTGCCTCTCTCAAGTGAAAACTAAGATTATCCAGACTGACTGAATATTCGATGTAATTCGTTCCTACTATATTtagcaatttttttatttctttatattaattaatatcaaactacaaaaaaatggaaagtgTTATAGTAAAGAATGGTAGCTAACACCCTTATCATAACAAAGAATTTCTAGATTTAAGTTAAAGATCACTCGGAAAATCGATGCCATTTGAAATCGTCTAAAACCATGTCGGTAATCGCTAAGCATACAGATAACACAGTAACTTTACGAATTCTATACCACATTACAGATGAAATAATAGTTCTATTAATCAACCGAGCCTTTCTACCAATTCTTAGCAAAAACGCCAATTTAGTGACCATTAAGCACATGTTGCGTATTTTGCGTCTGTTGGTTCCCGTAGTACAGGAACAACCTATTTTAATCCCTACGACAATCGCGTCATTATCTATATACACGATCATAATCTATCTCATGAATTAACTCATATTCAAACTCGGATTAATATGAGGTTCATCTAatgaaagtatttttgatccAAGTAATTCTAAAAACTTTGATATCATATGGTTTTACCAGAATCGCAAACACAATGTAAGAACAACGGCATTATAAATTTATCAATTCTAAGCTCAGGGCATAATGTTAGCACTGATATGGTGTTTAATCAGGGAATATCTGTAGTAGGAACTGTTTTGAATCCTCTGTTGCAAGGTTACGTAGGACAGGATCGATTTTTTAATCATCGACAAGATACGACAGGGGTTGTAAACGTAGTCCGGTTTGCCGTGGCATCCGCAGCTCTTCGTTAAAAGAGAAATAAATATCGGTTTGCCTATCATCAAATAACTGCTAGCTACCAGTGAGCTGACTGCGAAATCAATGCTACCGTAGGGcaaatttttgtcttctgtATTGCTTATATGTACCTAGTTTTTTCAACCTACAACTTGAGAGGCATGCTTCctgtttttttgagtttttcccAAAAACATGATAAATGACAGTGTATAATGCTGGACCAAGTTTCtatattttcaagaaaaaaaaataaaatgtgtcGAAAAAATTATATAACATTGCTATCATTGTCAACTAGATACAAGATCCGTTCGATCGTTTAGATCAGTAGCCAAGTAAAATTTAACAGTTGATGATTGATTACACTGGAGCATCGAAAATGTGTGAAGTGGTGACTTTATGACTCTGCCACTGACGTATCGTCAgacttaatttaataatttgcaGCTCCTCGAACAGCGCCTCTTCGTTAGACGCCTGAAGTAATCCATGGTTACAATATTCCACACCGGACGACGCTCCATTAGAATTTTCCCAAACTAGTCGAGTTCCATCGCACACAAATCGCACAAAGAATTTTCTAATCAACGATGTATAGTTTTAATTGGAATAGTCCATCTGCCGTCAGAACAAGTTCTTCGCACTTTCTAGATTCCACAAAACAAAGCTGTGTTCGGAAAAGCTTTAAAGAAACTTTTTCCATGCAACAACCAGCTCAAACAACCTACTGTTTGTAAAATCAATTTAGATGTGGGCCTGGAATGTTTAAAATAGACAGCCAATCTTATATAATGATCGAATGTTGTCAAATAAATTTACCTCATTGGTACCACTCTAGTCTGTTTCGTTCTAAATCCAAAATAAAGCGCTTCCATCAACCGTAATACCGTTTTTTGCCCTGGcaatcgataaaataaaatcaaatttaacttacGTTAGagaaaatgcaaatatttttcttagaaaaaaagaaaaacacacTTCTGACAGGTCCCAAAATGAACACCAAGTCACTTGTGATTCATTTTGTCACTCACCCTGAAATGAACCTCTCACGTCACCCGACTCGACTCGTAGAATAGGGTGACAAGAGTCATGTGACAGTGAAGTGAGTTTTGGCGTCTCACCTcactcgccgcgcagaatagggccgataGTTTCTTTTAAAGTACTTAGATCTCACTTTATTCCTTATGAAGTAGTAAAATCATTTTACTTTAATGGGaccattggaatagttattattaAAACTCGCACGACATTGAACGTAtgaactaatgttggggagacgaccaagattttatggggagactttacCAAGTGGCAacaagctgaagaaagatattaaatttctgatatttactatgctgtggtacctactgttaatgttaatcacatcACACAAAAATCCTACCTaaaacatcagtctatatcttttagTACTAGCTAGCAGTAATATGGCTAATTTCGTAACgcgtgaacatgcaatgtaagcagtacagattATCCTTGAAAGGAAAtacatttaaaaatcgaaatttttgaaacgcaacccttttatatttttactgctccctacggatctcgacaatatgaaaaaaaggattacaatatgttttatgtcataatTTTTTGTCCtgatttttcaatattcttTTGGTCtagtctccccaggccttggtcaaaTCTCCTCGCAGTGTAgtgaggagacttgaccaaaacaaaacgttcacagaaaaacttataacttttgcaaaaaggaatttcaaaaaattatgaacacgCACGATACCTTTGCACATCATATCTCagttttgaaggattgaaaacgtttttagagatttatgcaggtttagctgaaaacctggtcaagtatccccatgttcccctactagaAACAACACCGTGTGCATTCATACACACttagaaaacatgaaaattacatttgacgtaaacaacattacgacgtattttgctgtctaataatggaattttatatgttttaacatgtgaaataaaatattgtcacTTTTAATGTAAAACTCGGATGGATGGAGATGgagaatgtaaaattaagtaaaTTTCGACGCTCATTCTATGTGCATCTTGcgagaaacggtgaaaattcatctttttattggaaacactgagaaaaaatatgCCCTCAAGCagaaatcgaacctgcgattTCCCAGTcgcactccgccatcgagggacagtgatgatgtcatcacagatTTCCAATAGTATCGTGATCGCCGCCACAGTCTGCAATACCCACCAATTACCTATTGACCTCCAATGTCTCCTATAGCAaatcgtcacctctccctctcctCGATCGtgccaaatctctctcgttatctatttttaggtccagtggactgcgcttAGGCTTGAgatattatcactgtttgcatCCTTCTTAACTAGCTCAGTCGCCGCCAGACTTTGGCAGTGAATAGAGATATTTTGCGTGcggtaaataacgatataataATTTGAGGTATTGAAGtaccccatagaaaatttgacagttgtgAAATTTCCCACTCGACCGACTAAATCAAACTGTTAAACTCCCATCACGCTCATTGataactcaaatttgagttgccagccactcaatttcataaaaagtgcacgtagtcaaaaattgagttttcctagtttattcagttttgagtttgggacataaatgtcaaatttgagtacATTTTACTCAAAAGGCAAATTCGGAAAATAATCATTCcgcatttttaataaagctgCAAAAATATGAATTGGTATTTCAAATGTAATTTACCTGATCCTCCAGTCCGTTGTCCAGGCGTTTACGATGTCCGGAAATTTAATCTGAGGGTCTTTTTCTGCATCTATTTCATGCCGATCGGCATCTTGTGGAAACTGCAGAaactaaagaaacataactgagAGTTAGAATTGAAAACAAGCGAAACTCAATCA carries:
- the LOC131690623 gene encoding putative nuclease HARBI1 isoform X1, whose translation is MAFYEKTGFPGVIGCVDGTHVKIVTPNSNIQHLYYNRKGFHSLNVMLVCDHKLRIRYVDANHPGSNHDSFIWNSSPLDTMLHEMYQNGEQNTWLLGDAGYPLKPYLITPFRSTTRTPSSENQTKFNEIHSKARMTIERAIGVLKNVFRCSLGARQLHYKPEKAAKIVNVCCALHNLRLRFNVPLDGEDWQPIENDEHVDPVVEDESHMSADDIRRTIMMSII
- the LOC131690623 gene encoding putative nuclease HARBI1 isoform X2, with amino-acid sequence MELCQINKNKNEFHFLFSQCLRFEVRTYSNVSLELEKIGQFEILISYEIGLIAVIQSRIMSCFEFWYSDDENEDSDDDSLERSVVRLERRKIRDKSNPLDLPHDAFIKYFRISKDLFSYLLNIVESKLGGTVGSASVLPITKLSAALRFFAEGSYQKGVGNDMFVGMAQPTLSRSLSSIIDIFETEICHTAIKFPTDEAERNEIKMAFYEKTGFPGVIGCVDGTHVKIVTPNSNIQHLYYNRKGFHSLNVMLVCDHKLRIRYVDANHPGSNHDSFIWNSSPLDTMLHEMYQNGEQNTWLLGDAGYPLKPYLITPFRSTTRTPSSENQTKFNEIHSKARMTIERAIGVLKNVFRCSLGARQLHYKPEKAAKIVNVCCALHNLRLRFNVPLDGEDWQPIENDEHVDPVVEDESHMSADDIRRTIMMSII